A region from the Dendropsophus ebraccatus isolate aDenEbr1 chromosome 1, aDenEbr1.pat, whole genome shotgun sequence genome encodes:
- the LOC138784271 gene encoding beta-1,3-galactosyltransferase 1-like, whose translation MKPHIFLGKFPVFCLMMFMFLFGYAFYHERRKALIRWIPNSVKLQESAKGKPRRVNNLTYPAFQHPLAPPYPYPYKFIINQPDKCKNRKPFLVLAVLVESQDWESRHTIRDTWGNESLYDVDVIRIFLVGLPVGTANRTQQLLEESEAFGDIIQQDFMDTYYNLTLKTLMGMEWVTKFCLSASYVMKIDSDMFLNVDYLVHKVLHPNKPVHQNYFTGYILGGGSPQRDPAFKWYVPKEVYPYDTYPPYCAGPGYLFSVDMAKKIHEVSQEIRVIPMEDVFMGICLHELHILPTEPPPGKFNHQKIDYDLCKFKNLVTVHHYEKEELRTVWADFWTKKSQQC comes from the coding sequence ATGAAGCCACACATCTTCTTAGGAAAATTTCCTGTCTTCTGTCTGATGATGTTTATGTTTCTGTTTGGTTACGCATTCTACCATGAAAGAAGAAAAGCATTGATCAGGTGGATTCCCAATTCCGTAAAATTACAGGAAAGCGCAAAGGGAAAACCAAGACGTGTAAATAACCTGACTTACCCGGCTTTCCAGCACCCTCTGGCTCCTCCGTACCCGTACCCATACAAGTTCATTATTAACCAGCCGGACAAGTGCAAGAACCGGAAGCCTTTCCTTGTCCTAGCGGTGCTAGTAGAGAGCCAGGACTGGGAATCCAGACACACAATCCGGGACACATGGGGCAATGAAAGTCTTTATGATGTTGATGTTATCAGGATTTTTCTGGTGGGTCTACCTGTAGGTACTGCTAACCGAACCCAGCAGTTATTGGAGGAAAGTGAGGCTTTCGGGGACATCATCCAACAAGACTTCATGGACACCTATTACAACTTGACCCTGAAAACCTTAATGGGTATGGAATgggtgaccaaattttgccttTCTGCCAGTTATGTCATGAAGATAGACAGCGACATGTTTCTTAATGTAGACTACTTGGTCCATAAGGTTCTTCATCCAAACAAACCTGTTCATCAGAATTACTTTACAGGGTACATACTTGGTGGAGGTTCACCCCAAAGAGACCCAGCTTTCAAATGGTATGTACCTAAGGAAGTTTATCCATATGACACCTATCCACCCTACTGTGCAGGTCCTGGATATCTATTTTCAGttgatatggccaaaaaaatccATGAAGTGTCCCAAGAAATTAGGGTCATCCCCATGGAAGATGTCTTTATGGGTATTTGCTTGCATGAGCTCCATATTCTACCTACCGAACCCCCTCCAGGGAAATTTAACCATCAAAAGATTGATTACGACCTTTGCAAATTTAAGAATCTTGTCACAGTCCACCATTATGAGAAAGAGGAACTCCGGACTGTATGGGCAGACTTTTGGACTAAGAAATCTCAGCAGTGCTAA